In Phaeodactylum tricornutum CCAP 1055/1 chromosome 10, whole genome shotgun sequence, a single genomic region encodes these proteins:
- a CDS encoding predicted protein: MSGDCVPPPSTISFPSVPSSSSRSDLAPPSSAHTPQDANAIGSNTPSLLFSPPRQASSQSFSFVTRPRFLYATVFVWISVTGGRFLAPFLRHQAGLDDGQIGTVLALQTLLTTLTGGYGGAWADRREMMYPHRGRAQVLGVGVTMGTISFVLHSGINWNISTSRSGSRINDDGDEGNDHKYERYLHYALQCGFALATSLVFPVLDGMCLAYLQAAALPKQAYGRERLYGAITWAVTNLCLAPLLDCIGFVILYWLSCLSCLAVLVSIVVYVQAQQQVSRQLLKQKSQNIAVEEVTHDEDDEFWGGRDRIRDSPTDIGNTFADADNSHCSQSSSGLHTASTADRRLTTIQLCRSLYGTTFGFAFLVAVLSLASGQAIVDSLSFLYFETLGSSYMTMGFMILLTVAFEIPIFHVAPKLLEYAGAGGLLLLGGACYVTRTIGYSFIPQGKVGWVLWLEPLHGITYACSQTATVDFVAQLLPDAGYEATGQGLVSVTRGVGSMLGLWLGGTAQNIFGARIVYRIASAVVLTGSSIFALTLLGMTHSVTHVSRSHYMLSQLDGDDDLDVGKSDLELTAVQSNDDSSSQSEEKNSVGYSK; the protein is encoded by the coding sequence ATGTCTGGAGACTGCGTACCACCACCCTCCACCATTTCTTTTCCGTCCGtgccatcatcatcgtcccGTTCCGATTTGGCCCCTCCTTCTTCCGCCCATACTCCACAAGACGCCAATGCCATCGGCAGCAACACACCATCGCTCCTGTTTTCCCCGCCTCGTCAAGCATCTTCACAATCGTTTTCCTTCGTGACTCGCCCACGATTTTTATACGCGACCGTTTTCGTCTGGATCAGCGTGACCGGTGGACGTTTTCTGGCTCCATTTTTGCGACACCAGGCCGGACTAGATGATGGACAGATTGGAACCGTCCTAGCTCTGCAAACACTACTGACAACTTTGACGGGAGGATACGGGGGAGCTTGGGCCGATCGGCGCGAAATGATGTATCCTCATCGTGGTCGAGCGCAGGTTCTTGGTGTCGGTGTGACAATGGGAACTATCTCGTTTGTGTTGCACAGCGGCATCAACTGGAACATTTCTACCAGTCGCAGTGGCTCCAGAATTAACGACGATGGTGACGAGGGCAACGACCACAAGTACGAAAGGTATTTGCATTATGCGCTGCAATGCGGATTTGCCCTTGCCACTTCCTTAGTTTTTCCCGTATTGGACGGCATGTGTTTGGCATATTTACAAGCTGCTGCCTTACCAAAGCAAGCCTACGGAAGGGAGCGCTTGTACGGCGCCATTACTTGGGCGGTGACAAATCTCTGTCTAGCACCCTTGCTAGATTGTATAGGATTTGTGATCCTGTACTGGCTGAGCTGCCTTTCCTGTTTGGCCGTGTTGGTGAGCATAGTCGTCTATGTACAGGCACAACAGCAGGTTTCACGACAACTTCTTAAGCAAAAGAGCCAAAATATAGCAGTTGAGGAGGTGACccacgacgaagatgacgaattTTGGGGAGGTCGCGATCGTATCCGCGACAGCCCAACCGATATCGGAAATACATTCGCGGATGCGGACAACTCCCATTGCAGCCAAAGTTCGTCGGGTCTGCATACAGCTAGCACGGCTGACCGACGACTAACAACGATACAATTGTGTCGATCCTTGTACGGCACTACCTTTGGATTCGCCTTTTTGGTTGCCGTCCTGTCTCTCGCATCGGGACAAGCGATCGTAGACAGTTTGAGCTTTCTATACTTTGAAACTTTGGGAAGCTCGTACATGACAATGGGATTCATGATCTTACTTACGGTAGCGTTTGAAATCCCCATTTTCCACGTTGCCCCCAAATTATTGGAGTACGCTGGTGCTGGTGGACTACTCTTGTTGGGTGGTGCCTGTTACGTGACCCGCACAATTGGATATTCCTTCATTCCACAAGGCAAAGTTGGATGGGTTTTGTGGTTGGAACCACTGCACGGAATCACGTACGCGTGTAGTCAAACCGCCACGGTCGACTTCGTAGCCCAGCTCTTACCAGACGCCGGTTACGAAGCGACCGGACAAGGTTTGGTATCAGTGACACGGGGTGTTGGATCAATGTTGGGATTGTGGCTAGGTGGTACGGCTCAAAACATATTTGGTGCCCGCATCGTATATCGAATTGCGTCAGCCGTCGTCTTAACAGGATCCAGTATTTTTGCGTTGACATTACTCGGGATGACCCATTCCGTAACCCACGTATCTCGGAGCCATTACATGTTGTCGCAACTCGATGGTGATGACGACTTGGATGTAGGCAAGAGCGATTTGGAATTGACAGCGGTACAATCGAACGACGATTCGTCCAGTCAAAGCGAGGAAAAAAATTCGGTAGGATACAGCAAGTAG
- the HemE_1 gene encoding uroporphyrinogen decarboxylase (sevenths step in the heme synthesis; enzyme is of cyanobacterial origin, extension at the N terminus (27 aa) contains ER signal peptide (SignalP score = 0.998); putatively chloroplast targeted): MRFSSTSVWTIALLAVSSSPTAMTNAWMTTPVTSSSSSHLRTTTNRTPLRLSSSSATTTAAADERVVWGKVKSHDHCREPHDRDILVRAARGETVERTPVWMMRQAGRYMEAFREYSDVLPFRERSETPDYAVELSLQCHRAYGMDGIIMFSDILTPLPTLGIDFDVVKGTGPVITTKVRTEEDVNNMPRHEFDDKVPFIKEILNRLSQEAEDANTSLIGFVGAPFTLAAYTIEGKSSKDCLTTKKLLMADERGDNACISLFLDKLADMIGDYACYQIEHGAQVIQVFESWAHQLSPHWFETYAKPAAQKAIRKIKSQYPDTPVIYFANGGSSYLELQRDMGADMIAVDWAVNLSQARTILGPDVPVSGNLDPTVLFGSKEQIEQAVRDCIDQAGGPGRHLLNLGHGVMQGTPEEAVKWLVDEVKRYKGKA, encoded by the coding sequence ATGAGATTCTCTAGTACCTCGGTTTGGACGATTGCACTATTGGCGGTGAGCAGTAGTCCAACGGCGATGACCAATGCTTGGATGACGACACCAGTAacgtcctcgtcctcgtcgcaTCTTCGTACTACCACCAACCGGACTCCCCTGCGCTTGTCCTCCTCCAGCGCGACAACGACTGCCGCGGCGGACGAACGCGTGGTGTGGGGCAAGGTCAAATCGCACGACCATTGCCGAGAACCACACGATCGCGACATTTTGGTGCGGGCCGCCCGCGGGGAAACCGTCGAACGCACACCGGTATGGATGATGCGTCAAGCGGGTCGGTACATGGAAGCCTTCCGCGAGTACTCCGACGTTTTGCCCTTTCGGGAACGCTCGGAAACGCCCGATTATGCCGTGGAGCTCTCACTACAATGTCACCGGGCTTACGGCATGGACGGCATCATTATGTTTAGCGATATTCTCACGCCGCTACCGACTCTGGGTATCGACTTTGATGTCGTCAAAGGGACCGGACCGGTTATTACCACCAAGGTTCGGACCGAAGAAGACGTCAACAATATGCCACGCCACGAATTCGACGACAAGGTTCCCTTTATTAAGGAAATATTGAATCGTCTCTCACAAGAAGCCGAGGACGCCAACACATCGTTgattggctttgtcggcGCACCCTTTACGCTCGCCGCCTACACTATTGAAGGAAAGTCGTCCAAGGACTGCTTGACGACCAAAAAGCTTCTCATGGCGGACGAACGTGGCGATAATGCCTGCATCAgtttgtttttggacaaacTTGCCGATATGATTGGCGACTACGCCTGCTACCAAATCGAGCACGGCGCACAAGTCATTCAGGTCTTCGAATCCTGGGCACACCAATTGTCCCCACACTGGTTCGAAACGTACGCCAAGCCTGCTGCGCAAAAGGCCATTCGTAAAATCAAGAGCCAATACCCGGACACTCCCGTCATTTACTTTGCCAACGGCGGATCATCTTACTTGGAATTGCAACGAGATATGGGTGCCGACATGATTGCCGTCGACTGGGCGGTCAACTTATCCCAGGCCCGCACCATTCTGGGACCCGATGTGCCCGTTTCGGGCAATCTCGATCCGACCGTGTTGTTCGGTAGTAAAGAGCAGATCGAGCAGGCTGTACGGGATTGTATTGATCAAGCCGGTGGGCCAGGAAGACATCTTCTCAACCTTGGCCACGGCGTCATGCAAGGGACACCAGAAGAGGCCGTGAAATGGCTGGTGGATGAAGTCAAACGGTACAAGGGTAAAGCGTAA
- a CDS encoding predicted protein, translating into MATSVNSEHPTGAIAQSSTVPDDDRMQEAEEDEDEDFRPEEEPANDEDDDDNERMPTTTSSPSLLSTMQLRTVDAAFESLFGYPWGTEFALAVDGHKATKTDRRLAAREQLLSQILGPTAAAAVLYSHHNGKGVENVPLVIHSHRPTTHEKKVVVVRKTPRYKTKPDTPQLSKQPTIAVATNRDTNVAREGQLPSSQGPPQLPATTKSKGGGVDQLLQNLQNPNAKTTTIAKTSADWESFKDQTGLGTKLEEQAESKHAYLKRQDFLHRVDNRTFELEKQERDQERSKRGK; encoded by the coding sequence ATGGCAACCTCTGTGAATTCGGAACATCCGACCGGGGCCATAGCACAATCATCTACAGTGCCAGATGACGATCGGATGCAGGAAGcagaagaggacgaagacgaagactttCGCCCCGAAGAGGAACCGGcgaacgacgaagatgacgacgacaacgaaaggATGCCCACCACTACTAGTAGTCCAAGTCTTTTGAGTACCATGCAACTGCGTACGGTTGATGCAGCTTTTGAATCCTTGTTTGGTTATCCATGGGGGACCGAATTTGCATTGGCAGTTGACGGCCACAAGGCCACGAAGACTGATCGGCGTTTGGCCGCTCGGGAACAATTACTATCGCAAATACTGGGACCGACGGCTGCCGCGGCTGTTTTGTACTCGCATCACAACGGAAAAGGCGTGGAGAACGTGCCCTTGGTCATCCATTCTCACCGCCCGACAACGCACGAGAAAAAGGTCGTCGTGGTACGGAAAACGCCAAGGTACAAGACCAAACCGGACACACCCCAGCTATCCAAACAACCAACAATTGCCGTGGCAACTAACAGAGACACTAACGTTGCCCGAGAGGGTCAACTGCCGTCATCACAAGGTCCACCACAGCTTCCAGCGACTACAAAATCCAAGGGTGGCGGTGTCGATCAACTGCTGCAAAACTTGCAGAATCCCAACGCCAAAACCACGACCATTGCCAAAACGTCGGCTGATTGGGAAAGTTTTAAGGATCAAACCGGGTTGGGCACCAAACTGGAAGAGCAGGCGGAATCCAAGCACGCCTACTTGAAACGACAAGATTTTTTGCATCGAGTCGATAACCGGACCTTTGAACTCGAAAAGCAGGAACGAGATCAGGAGCGGTCGAAACGGGGAAAGTAA
- a CDS encoding predicted protein has protein sequence MSGFVGSTLSLARQLVTPRRASSWMLFAGVCGSTAPVATVLCEAPKENLLPKDKNGNVEWSRIPSHLTDSAFWDTLAKSTGSSIQDAIDSGVPTQLSYGFVSGYCSGMALKKVGRAAAVVLGLGFVTLQTLSYQGYIQVDHVKMKKQVLDFFDFNEDGKIDGKDRSVATQKVMEVLQFNLPAGGGFGAGFIGGLRSG, from the exons atgtcgggatttgtgggTAGTACCTTATCGCTAGCTCGGCAATTGGTGACTCCGCGACGGGCGTCTTCGTGGATGCTCTTCGCCGGTGTGTGCGGATCGACCGCGCCAGTCGCCACGGTTCTTTGCGAAGCACCCAAAGAAAACTTGTTGCCGAAAGACAAGAACGGTAACGTGGAATGGTCCAGAATTCCATCCCACTTGACAGATTCCGCCTTTTGGGATACCTTGGCCAAGTCCACGGGAAGTTCG ATTCAAGATGCCATTGATTCCGGTGTTCCGACACAACTTTCGTATGGTTTTGTTTCCGGCTACTGTTCCGGTATGGCGTTGAAAAAGGTGGGACGGGCTGCCGCTGTCGTGCTGG GTTTGGGTTTCGTGACACTCCAGACCTTGTCGTACCAAGGGTACATCCAGGTGGATCACGtaaaaatgaaaaagcaaGTCCTAGACTTTTTTGATTTCAACGAGGACGGCAAGATCGACGGCAAAGATCGATCCGTCGCCACCCAAAAGGTCATGGAAGTCTTGCAATTTAATCTACCCGCTGGTGGTGGATTCGGTGCCGGATTTATTGGTGGCTTGCGCTCGGGATGA
- a CDS encoding predicted protein, with amino-acid sequence MRPDCCSFRIGCVMLALASYLGRPAGAFQLSKPIGSSTIGARRSAQPTPTALDVIKVKKPDPFSYAEQSRLYRRDFYDHDAWLKHRAKNRFVGTIAKMFESGVIRQLADEIFLIGAVATFVCLFNSLCVVGYEDFQNVHHDPIFIYGAPLVTLPGEPFSLSSPALSLLLVFKTNTSYQRWDEARKAWGVIVNNSRTVIRESSAWILQTDIPDSEKFRLIHRIAECVWLFPRSLQRHLLNPAEDEEAYVKAVRQRLPPALAEDMVRARHRPTRAMYEMSKAVNTLPLDSIRRSTVDQAVSQLCDACGGCERIFGSPVPSIYTRHAARFLELWIFFLPLALWTPFEFCWNHWFMIPSSMIIGFFLLGIEELAIQLEEPFSVLPLGKIASGIGLSAEEHVQWAEQAMERERTATTDAPPYYR; translated from the exons ATGCGTCCCGATTGTTGTAGCTTCCGCATTGGCTGCGTCATGCTGGCGCTGGCCTCCTACCTGGGACGACCTGCCGGAGCCTTTCAGTTGTCCAAGCCCATTGGTAGCAGCACCATCGGAGCTCGACGGAGTGCCCAGCCGACACCGACAGCTCTCGACGTAATCAAGGTCAAAAAGCCCGATCCTTTTTCCTACGCGGAACAGTCCCGACTATACCGACGTGACTTTTACGATCACGATGCTTGGCTCAAACATCGTGCCAAGAATCGTTTTGTCGGAACGATTGCCAAAATGTTCGAATCCGGCGTCATTCGACAGCTCGCGGACGAAATTTTTCTCATTGGAGCCGTCGCCACGTTTGTGTGTCTTTTTAATAGTCTCTGTGTCGTGGGATACGAGGACTTTCAAAACGTGCATCACGATCCCATTTTCATATACGGCGCTCCCCTAGTGACACTCCCAGGCGAGCCCTTCAGTCTGTCCAGTCCAGCATTGTCGCTATTGCTCG ttttcaaaaccaacacTTCCTATCAGCGTTGGGATGAGGCCCGCAAAGCTTGGGGAGTGATCGTCAACAATTCGCGAACCGTCATCCGCGAGAGTTCGGCCTGGATTCTGCAAACCGACATTCCCGACTCGGAGAAATTCCGTCTCATTCACCGCATTGCCGAGTGCGTGTGGCTCTTTCCACGTTCACTGCAGCGCCATTTGCTCAATCCCgccgaagatgaagaagctTACGTAAAAGCCGTACGCCAACGGCTACCTCCGGCACTGGCGGAGGACATGGTACGTGCCCGGCATCGCCCGACACGAGCCATGTACGAAATGTCCAAAGCCGTCAATACCTTGCCGTTGGACAGTATCCGCCGTTCCACCGTCGATCAAGCTGTGTCGCAATTGTGCGACGCCTGTGGAGGTTGCGAGCGCATCTTCGGTTCCCCTGTACCGAGTATTTATACCCGTCACGCCGCACGGTTTTTGGAGCTCTGGATATTTTTCCTGCCGCTGGCTTTGTGGACCCCGTTtgaattttgttggaatcaTTGGTTCATGATTCCGTCGTCTATGATCATTGGCTTTTTTCTGTTGGGGATTGAAGAACTGGCGATTCAGCTGGAAGAACCGTTTTCCGTGCTGCCATTGGGTAAGATTGCTAGCGGTATCGGTCTTTCGGCGGAAGAGCATGTTCAGTGGGCGGAGCAAGCCATGGAGCGGGAGCgcaccgccaccaccgaTGCTCCACCGTACTATCGCTGA
- a CDS encoding predicted protein: MVLQKRLTRGLSFAVILFLASTANKAAAFQASLVSSRTVSRSFDTAIGPVAKDIEPSPLSYSEKSRLYRRDFYDHDSWLKHRAKNRFVGTLSKVLDSGVVRQLADEVILIGAVATFVCVFNALCVTGYEDFSNLHHDPIFNFGAPLVKLPGEPFSLSSPALSLLLVFKTNTSYQRWDEARKAWGVIVNNSRTVIRETSAWVLQSDLSDEEKYRLIRRVADCVWLFPRSLQRHLLNPAEDEEAYVKDVRAKLDPVLAEDLVSARHRPTRAMYEMSKAVNTLPLDSYQRSTIDQGVSQLCDACGGCERIFGSPVPSIYTRHAARFIELWMFFLPLALYSPFSISWNHWFMIPSSMIIGFFLLGIEELAIQLEEPFSVLPLGKIASGIGLSAEEHVQWAEEQMAIDRTSGPSSYGYPAPIPESTVVSRGPTYSTPTCQLQQTPVPLANGGFSYLNNPSQQSISTSELDNDESSYQEPPTEQRQPPVVATGDYSYLNPPALSEDGQPQNGGLTYQFGPPRRLP, translated from the exons ATGGTGCTACAAAAGCGCCTGACTCGCGGTCTCTCTTTCGCTGtaattctttttcttgccagCACTGCGAACAAAGCCGCTGCCTTTCAAGCGTCACTAGTTTCAAGCAGAACCGTATCTCGGTCGTTCGATACAGCCATCGGGCCAGTTGCAAAGGACATTGAACCTAGTCCACTTTCATACTCCGAAAAGTCTAGATTGTACCGACGAGACTTTTATGATCATGATTCCTGGCTCAAGCACCGTGCCAAAAATCGTTTTGTCGGAACGCTTTCCAAAGTGTTAGACTCGGGTGTTGTTCGACAACTTGCGGACGAAGTGATATTGATTGGAGCTGTCGCTACCTTTGTTTGTGTGTTTAATGCATTGTGTGTAACTGGTTATGAAGATTTCAGCAATCTACATCACGACCCTATATTTAATTTTGGCGCTCCGTTGGTGAAGTTACCGGGAGAGCCATTCAGTCTGTCGAGTCCGGCTTTGTCGCTGTTGCTTG TTTTTAAAACCAACACATCTTACCAGCGATGGGATGAAGCCCGCAAAGCATGGGGTGTGATTGTCAATAACTCGCGTACGGTCATCCGCGAAACGTCGGCGTGGGTGCTACAAAGCGATCTTTCCGACGAAGAGAAGTACCGCTTGATTCGAAGGGTGGCTGACTGTGTCTGGCTGTTTCCGCGTTCGCTGCAACGCCATTTGCTGAATCCTgccgaagatgaagaagcgTACGTCAAAGACGTTCGCGCGAAGCTTGATCCTGTGCTTGCAGAGGACTTGGTGAGTGCACGACATCGTCCGACACGAGCAATGTACGAAATGTCCAAAGCTGTAAATACCTTGCCGCTAGATTCCTACCAGCGGTCAACCATTGACCAAGGGGTTTCACAGCTGTGCGACGCTTGCGGAGGTTGCGAGCGTATTTTCGGTTCACCCGTGCCGAGTATTTACACCCGTCACGCCGCCCGGTTTATAGAACTCTGGATGTTTTTCTTGCCATTAGCTTTGTATTCGCCCTTTTCGATATCGTGGAATCACTGGTTTATGATTCCTTCATCCATGATTATTGGATTCTTTCTGTTGGGCATTGAAGAATTGGCCATTCAGCTGGAAGAACCCTTTTCTGTGTTGCCGCTGGGTAAGATAGCTAGTGGAATCGGACTCTCAGCAGAGGAGCATGTGCAATGGGCTGAAGAACAGATGGCAATTGATAGAACAAGCGGACCGTCCAGTTACGGGTATCCGGCTCCGATTCCAGAATCGACAGTTGTTTCTAGAGGTCCTACCTACTCAACCCCTACTTGCCAACTACAGCAAACCCCTGTGCCCCTTGCCAATGGCGGCTTTTCCTACTTGAATAATCCTTCACAGCAATCTATAAGCACATCGGAGCTGGACAATGACGAATCATCATATCAAGAACCTCCGACGGAGCAACGGCAGCCTCCTGTCGTAGCCACCGGTGATTATTCCTATTTGAATCCTCCAGCCCTGTCTGAAGATGGGCAGCCTCAAAATGGCGGACTGACATACCAGTTTGGACCTCCTCGGCGGCTGCCTTGA
- a CDS encoding predicted protein — MRWTESGEGVDCDLEQSIEFSDEDDCTSGERSEDTSFGERVRVLRRTVCVLAFALFVVVVVTAITLGVVVSARNGNNRANPDAKSSLVSSSENGGSVDGKISEASARPTASPTTDPTAEPNSVAQNEFPVAPTAVPNAVVSSGSPSSIEASSEAPSHEPLLSSSPTLVAMEPVSPMAISTPIQTPELSPLPTARTSTPLPIRISPSASPLFPPSMIPTTPYPTGIPIGLPSTARYPATFAPSKEQEPLLVPATLPSSANLPGSTSTPRPSNVWIPMAHRWQTTSMVTNSNGEVTTIHNGDGLKLTLHNAMTEDWQATLVRAVQNWDNGVPDALTLAIAKVEEEPACEPEFGIFKICNGDYGATSWHGMNTVLLRGRFVVASTTRLNEYFLGTSSEATRLFTLCHEIGHGFGLPHGDEDFSNEDTGSCMDYTSNPSNNSEPNERNYSDLASLYGTVSPRRSLLTSSIVTPLLTTKPDWAKLQNATAELELRISNGEIWDSGYHIKLGDEFSAIVNVLPSSPENP, encoded by the coding sequence ATGCGTTGGACAGAGTCCGGAGAAGGCGTGGATTGCGACTTGGAACAATCTATCGAATTTTCTGACGAAGATGATTGTACCAGTGGAGAGCGATCCGAGGATACTTCATTTGGGGAGCGAGTGCGAGTGCTCAGGCGCACTGTCTGCGTGCTAGCATTTGCACTGTTTGTGGTTGTAGTGGTGACAGCTATTACCCTTGGAGTAGTAGTGTCGGCCCgcaatggcaacaacagAGCAAATCCTGATGCGAAAAGCTCACTGGTGTCATCTTCCGAGAATGGCGGGTCAGTTGATGGCAAAATCTCGGAAGCTAGCGCCAGACCTACTGCTAGCCCCACTACCGACCCGACTGCCGAGCCTAATTCTGTCGCACAGAACGAATTTCCTGTAGCGCCTACCGCCGTGCCGAATGCAGTGGTCTCCAGTGGTAGTCCTTCGTCGATAGAAGCATCTTCAGAAGCTCCATCTCATGAACCACTGttatcgtcgtcgccaactCTTGTCGCAATGGAACCAGTATCTCCAATGGCTATATCAACACCAATCCAGACTCCAGAACTTTCGCCGTTGCCAACGGCAAGGACTTCGACTCCGCTACCCATCCGTATATCCCCCTCCGCGAGTCCTTTGTTTCCGCCGTCAATGATACCCACAACACCATACCCAACAGGAATCCCAATAGGACTACCATCCACTGCTCGATATCCCGCCACCTTTGCACCATCGAAAGAACAAGAGCCATTATTAGTACCTGCCACCCTGCCTTCATCAGCTAACTTACCTGGTAGCACAAGTACTCCACGCCCCTCCAACGTATGGATTCCAATGGCCCACCGCTGGCAGACCACGAGTATGGTCACGAACTCGAACGGTGAGGTAACAACGATACATAATGGAGACGGTTTAAAGCTGACCTTGCACAACGCAATGACAGAGGATTGGCAAGCAACCCTTGTTCGGGCAGTGCAGAATTGGGACAATGGCGTTCCGGATGCTCTGACACTAGCGATCGCGAAAGTCGAAGAAGAACCCGCCTGTGAACCCGAGTTTGgaattttcaaaatttgTAACGGAGACTACGGGGCCACTTCTTGGCACGGAATGAACACTGTCTTGTTGAGAGGAAGATTTGTCGTTGCGAGCACCACTCGCTTGAATGAATATTTCCTTGGGACCTCATCAGAGGCAACTAGGTTATTCACCCTTTGTCACGAAATTGGACACGGGTTTGGTCTACCCCATGGTGACGAAGATTTTTCAAATGAAGACACTGGCTCGTGCATGGATTATACTTCAAATCCAAGCAACAACTCGGAGCCGAACGAACGCAACTACTCGGATTTGGCTTCTCTTTACGGAACTGTCTCGCCGAGAAGAAGCTTGCTTACTTCGTCGATTGTCACACCTCTGCTAACGACAAAGCCGGATTGGGCCAAGTTGCAGAATGCGACGGCAGAACTTGAACTGCGAATAAGCAATGGGGAGATATGGGATTCAGGCTATCACATAAAACTTGGAGATGAGTTTTCAGCTATTGTGAATGTTTTACCGAGCTCACCAGAAAACCCATAA